In Pseudomonas coleopterorum, the genomic window AAAAGGCCTCCTCAATCCGCATTGAAACGATCACGGCTGTTGCTCAAATGCAGCCACATCGCCGCCCGTGCCGCATCGGCATCCTGCTTGCGAATCGCCTGGTAGATCGCTTCATGCTCGAGGTTCGCCACCTGCCCCAGCTGGGACAGATCGGCATCGCCCTTCTCCAGCGCGTTGAGCCGAGTGCGCGGAATCATCGCATCGCCCAGGTGCTGCATGATGTCGGTGAAATACGTATTACCCGTTGCCTCGGCGATCAGCAGGTGAAAGCGCTTGTCTTCCTCCACGCAACTGTCGTTGTTGGCCAGCGAGCGCTGATAGTCGTCCAGCGCCTTGCGCATGCGTTGCAGTTGAGACTCGCTGCGGCGCTTGGCCGCCAGGGCGGCCGCCTGGGTCTCCAATCCCAGACGCAACTCGAGAATGCCACGCACACTGAGCGCCGTGTCGACGTTCAAGCGCAGGCCATGGGCCGGCTCGCGCTGCAGCACGAACGTTCCCACCCCATGCCGGGTTTCCACCAGACCCGATGCCTGCAACCGTGACAAGGCTTCGCGCACCACGGTTCTGCTGACGCCGTGCTCGGCGACAATAGCGCCCTCCGACGGCAGCTTGGCGCCCGGCGCCAGGGTGCCCAGGCGGATCTGCTGGCTCAAGGCCTCGACCAGCCCGTGGGCCAGGCTGTTTGGTCGCTTCGACATCGATGAGGCTCCCGGAGGAAAAAACCGATCATACCTTGCGAGCATCTTCCGGGCGCTGCCGGGCCAGTCACCGGATGACACCGACCGTTCAGCAACGGCATCACCAACACTGATGAAGATGTATGACAACGACGAATGGCAGGCTGGTTGACCCTGTATGCGTTGAGTTCAACAAATATCTAGTTGTATGATGTCTGCCGACCGAGCACCCAGCTGCCGATCGACACAGAAACTACCCGCATAAAAACAATCAGTGGGAGATTTGAATTGTGAGCAATTCAAACGTTGCAACCGGCGATGCCGTCCTGGCCCGTGCCGTCTCGAAAGTGAAGAGTCACGTACTCCCGCTGTTCGTCATCATGTTCATCGTCAACTACATCGATCGGGTCAACATCGGCTTCGTGCGCACGCACCTGGAGCATGACCTGGGCATCGGCGCGGCGGCCTATGGCTTCGGTGCCGGGCTGTTCTTCATCGGCTATGCACTGTTCGAAGTGCCGTCCAACATGCTGTTGCAGAAAGTCGGCGCACGGGTCTGGTTGACGCGGATCATGTTCACCTGGGGCATCGTCGCCACGATGATGGCGTTCATTCAGAACGAAACCCACTTCTACATCCTGCGCTTTCTGCTGGGGATCGCCGAAGCCGGTTTCTTCCCGGGCGTGATCTACTACTTCACCC contains:
- a CDS encoding FadR/GntR family transcriptional regulator; this encodes MSKRPNSLAHGLVEALSQQIRLGTLAPGAKLPSEGAIVAEHGVSRTVVREALSRLQASGLVETRHGVGTFVLQREPAHGLRLNVDTALSVRGILELRLGLETQAAALAAKRRSESQLQRMRKALDDYQRSLANNDSCVEEDKRFHLLIAEATGNTYFTDIMQHLGDAMIPRTRLNALEKGDADLSQLGQVANLEHEAIYQAIRKQDADAARAAMWLHLSNSRDRFNAD